From one Agrobacterium fabrum str. C58 genomic stretch:
- a CDS encoding ROK family transcriptional regulator: protein MIDLGYNERRLLEILRGKGGMSRIELAREMDVSAPTLTRLTSSLLESGLVVEAEEARNDGKRGKPSTAIEINPNGLFTLGVYFNPDDLRVCIADLNGTIRHEVRSDLEDYSFEHIMETAKAAARQVLEKAKVKKKDVLGCGISFPGHFKRDRGHVFRIRQFESWHDIDVDKDFQPYFDFPVFHENDGNTVILSELYYGAGRSIRNFAMIWLTYGIGGAVVVQRHLYRGTNGNAGEFGGLFPKSHPRPSGQDLCDTLAVHGMDIRRLKDIDESYSDHPAVVAWLERATDQLRLLALTVARTIDPGAIIFGGSLPDWILEHIVQRIGSLEMLGEDFFVEPPEIRKSMMSDLPHLGAASIPIYRATTPSYYSGRALKGWA, encoded by the coding sequence GGCGCGCGAGATGGACGTGTCGGCACCGACGCTCACGCGTCTGACATCCAGCCTTCTTGAATCCGGCCTCGTCGTCGAGGCTGAGGAAGCACGCAACGACGGCAAGCGCGGTAAACCGTCTACCGCCATCGAGATCAATCCGAACGGCCTTTTCACACTCGGAGTCTACTTCAATCCAGATGACTTGCGGGTCTGCATCGCAGATCTCAATGGCACGATACGGCACGAAGTCAGATCTGACTTGGAAGACTACAGCTTCGAGCACATCATGGAGACGGCGAAGGCCGCCGCACGCCAGGTGCTTGAAAAAGCAAAGGTCAAAAAAAAAGATGTGCTTGGCTGCGGCATCAGCTTTCCGGGCCACTTCAAACGAGACCGTGGCCATGTCTTCCGCATCAGGCAATTCGAGAGCTGGCATGACATCGATGTCGACAAGGACTTCCAGCCCTATTTCGACTTTCCAGTCTTTCACGAAAACGACGGCAATACCGTTATTCTCTCGGAGCTGTATTACGGCGCAGGCCGAAGCATCCGCAATTTTGCGATGATCTGGCTGACGTACGGCATAGGCGGTGCGGTGGTGGTGCAGCGCCATCTCTATCGCGGGACGAACGGCAATGCCGGTGAGTTTGGCGGTCTGTTTCCAAAATCCCATCCGCGTCCTTCGGGACAGGACCTTTGCGACACGCTGGCCGTTCACGGCATGGATATCAGGCGTTTGAAGGATATCGATGAAAGCTATTCGGATCATCCGGCCGTGGTTGCCTGGCTTGAAAGGGCAACGGATCAGCTTCGCTTGCTCGCGCTGACCGTTGCCCGAACGATCGACCCCGGTGCCATCATTTTTGGCGGATCGCTACCCGACTGGATTCTTGAACATATCGTGCAGCGCATCGGTTCGTTGGAAATGCTGGGCGAGGATTTTTTCGTCGAGCCCCCGGAAATACGCAAATCGATGATGAGCGACCTACCCCATCTCGGCGCCGCCAGCATACCGATCTACCGCGCCACAACGCCGAGCTATTATTCCGGCCGCGCGCTTAAGGGATGGGCTTAG